One window of Streptomyces sp. SUK 48 genomic DNA carries:
- a CDS encoding amino acid ABC transporter ATP-binding protein, translating into MTVMVDIRSVHKSFGPLDVLKGVDLQVRTGEVTVVLGPSGSGKSTLLRTINHLEKADRGEITVDGAPIGYRRAGDRLHELPEREVLRRRTKIGFVFQNFNLFPHLTVLDNVIEAPVSALKQPRAEAVREAHRLLSRVGLADKSAAYPRQLSGGQQQRVAIARALALKPRLLLFDEPTSALDPELVGEVLDVIRDLADRGTTMIVVTHEIAFAREVADTVVFMADGRIVEQGPPEAVLDAPREERTRAFLAKVL; encoded by the coding sequence ATGACCGTCATGGTCGACATCCGGTCGGTGCACAAGAGCTTCGGCCCGCTCGACGTCCTCAAGGGCGTCGACCTCCAGGTCCGCACCGGCGAGGTCACCGTCGTGCTCGGCCCCTCCGGCTCCGGCAAGTCCACGCTGCTGCGCACCATCAACCACCTGGAGAAGGCGGACCGGGGCGAGATCACGGTGGACGGCGCGCCGATCGGCTACCGGCGCGCCGGGGACCGGCTGCACGAGCTGCCCGAACGCGAGGTGCTGCGCCGCCGCACCAAGATCGGCTTCGTCTTCCAGAACTTCAACCTCTTCCCGCACCTCACCGTCCTGGACAATGTGATCGAGGCGCCGGTGTCCGCGCTGAAACAGCCCCGCGCGGAGGCGGTCCGGGAAGCGCACCGGCTCCTTTCGCGGGTGGGGCTCGCCGACAAGTCCGCCGCCTACCCACGGCAGTTGTCCGGCGGGCAGCAGCAACGCGTCGCCATCGCAAGGGCGCTGGCGCTGAAGCCCAGGCTGCTGCTCTTCGACGAGCCGACCTCGGCGCTCGATCCCGAGCTGGTCGGCGAGGTCCTCGACGTCATCCGCGATCTGGCCGACCGGGGCACCACGATGATCGTCGTCACCCATGAGATCGCCTTCGCGCGGGAGGTCGCCGACACGGTGGTCTTCATGGCCGACGGCCGGATCGTCGAACAGGGGCCGCCCGAGGCGGTGCTGGACGCGCCGCGCGAGGAGCGGACCCGGGCGTTCCTGGCGAAGGTGTTGTGA
- a CDS encoding DUF1684 domain-containing protein, with protein MAIDAFDAWKQWREKREESVTAPYGPLALTGTHWIEDRPEGRLPDIPGIWLADGEGVVLTATEADGLQVDRRPFAGEVRLTADTGPEAAARVSHGEKRLVVLVREGSWGVRVYDPGAEGRRTFRGIEATGYDPGWSVPGRFTPYDAQRVLRLGNADGRTRGFALAGELAFTLAGRERTLAVARQGEGPLWAVFADATSGDTSFRFRFLYPEAPDAEGRTTVDFNRAQLPPCAFADHFLCPLPPPGNTLDAAVEAGERALS; from the coding sequence ATGGCAATCGACGCGTTCGACGCATGGAAGCAGTGGCGGGAGAAGCGGGAGGAGTCGGTCACCGCGCCCTACGGACCGCTCGCGCTGACCGGCACCCACTGGATCGAGGACCGGCCGGAGGGACGACTTCCGGACATTCCCGGGATTTGGCTGGCGGATGGCGAAGGCGTGGTGCTGACCGCCACCGAGGCCGACGGGCTCCAGGTGGACCGCCGCCCCTTCGCCGGGGAGGTCCGGCTGACCGCCGACACCGGCCCGGAGGCCGCCGCCCGTGTCTCGCACGGCGAGAAACGGCTGGTCGTCCTGGTGCGCGAGGGCAGCTGGGGGGTGCGGGTCTACGACCCCGGAGCCGAGGGCCGCCGGACCTTCCGGGGCATCGAGGCCACCGGGTACGACCCCGGCTGGTCGGTGCCGGGCCGCTTCACGCCGTACGACGCGCAGCGCGTGCTGCGGCTCGGCAACGCGGACGGCCGCACCCGGGGGTTCGCCCTCGCCGGTGAACTCGCCTTCACCCTGGCAGGCCGGGAGCGGACACTGGCCGTGGCCCGGCAGGGCGAGGGGCCGCTGTGGGCGGTCTTCGCCGACGCCACCAGCGGCGACACGAGTTTCCGGTTCCGCTTCCTCTACCCCGAGGCGCCGGACGCGGAGGGCCGTACGACCGTCGACTTCAACCGCGCCCAACTGCCGCCCTGCGCCTTCGCCGACCACTTCCTCTGCCCCCTCCCGCCACCGGGGAACACGCTGGATGCGGCGGTGGAAGCGGGGGAGCGGGCGCTGAGCTGA
- a CDS encoding S1 family peptidase → MRIKRTTAPNGSARRTRSIAVAAGFLAAAAFAAPTASASDAHPFSAAQLTQASDSVMKADVPGTAWAVDAKNNHVVVTVDDTVSQAGIAKIKKQAGAGAGALTIKRTAGTFKPLISGGDAIYGGQYRCSLGFNVHSGSTYYFLTAGHCGQVASTWYSNSGHTTTLGTNVGYSFPGNDFALVKYTNSAIAHPSAVGSQTISSAATPSVGQTVYRRGSTTGTHSGKVTALNATVNYGSDGIVSGLIQTTVCAEGGDSGGPLYNGSVAYGLTSGGSGDCTSGGTTFFQPVTEALSYYGVTLP, encoded by the coding sequence GTGAGGATCAAGCGCACCACCGCCCCGAACGGCTCGGCGAGACGGACCCGGTCGATCGCCGTCGCCGCGGGCTTCCTGGCCGCAGCGGCGTTCGCCGCCCCCACGGCGAGCGCCAGCGACGCCCACCCCTTCAGCGCGGCGCAGCTCACCCAGGCGAGCGACTCGGTGATGAAGGCGGACGTCCCCGGCACCGCCTGGGCCGTCGACGCCAAGAACAACCATGTCGTCGTCACCGTCGACGACACGGTCTCCCAGGCCGGGATCGCCAAGATCAAGAAGCAGGCCGGCGCCGGCGCGGGCGCGCTCACCATCAAGCGCACGGCCGGCACGTTCAAGCCGCTGATCAGCGGCGGCGACGCCATCTACGGCGGCCAGTACCGCTGTTCGCTCGGCTTCAACGTGCACAGCGGCAGCACGTACTACTTCCTGACCGCCGGACACTGCGGCCAGGTCGCCTCCACCTGGTACAGCAACTCCGGGCACACCACCACGCTGGGCACCAACGTGGGCTACAGCTTCCCGGGCAATGACTTCGCCCTGGTCAAGTACACCAACTCGGCGATCGCGCACCCGAGCGCGGTCGGCAGCCAGACCATCTCCAGCGCGGCCACCCCGAGCGTGGGCCAGACCGTCTACCGGCGCGGCTCCACCACCGGTACGCACAGCGGCAAGGTCACCGCGCTCAACGCCACCGTCAACTACGGCAGCGACGGCATCGTCTCCGGCCTGATCCAGACCACGGTCTGCGCCGAGGGCGGCGACAGCGGCGGCCCGCTGTACAACGGGTCCGTCGCCTACGGCCTGACCTCCGGCGGCAGCGGCGACTGCACCTCCGGCGGTACGACCTTCTTCCAGCCGGTGACCGAGGCGCTGAGCTACTACGGCGTCACGCTCCCCTAA
- a CDS encoding S1 family peptidase, which yields MKHRRIPRRRLVMAGAGVAALAVAGVTLQNANASEPVKPAVQARPLSAPAAATLASDLTARLGADTAGSYYDAKARSLVVNVLDKTAAKAVEAKGAKARIVTHTLAQLDGARTTLKKDATIPGTSWSLDPVSNKVVVTADKSVTGARWNKLSKVVDGLGGTAELKRFQGEYKPFVAGGDAINGSGGRCSLGFNVVKDGQPYFLTAGHCTADISSWTDADGNAIGQNAESHFPGTDFGLVKYTSDAAHPSEVDLYDGSTQKISGAAEATVGMKVTRSGSTTHVHDGTVTGLNATVNYQEGSVSGLIQTDVCAEPGDSGGSLFSGDKAIGLTSGGSGDCTSGGQTFFQPVTAALSATGTTLG from the coding sequence TTGAAGCACCGACGCATACCCAGGCGCCGGCTCGTGATGGCCGGCGCGGGTGTCGCCGCGCTGGCCGTAGCGGGTGTCACCTTGCAGAATGCGAACGCCAGCGAGCCCGTGAAGCCCGCGGTCCAGGCCCGGCCGCTGTCCGCTCCGGCGGCCGCGACGCTGGCCTCCGACCTGACCGCCCGCCTCGGCGCGGACACGGCGGGCAGCTACTACGACGCCAAGGCCAGGAGCCTCGTCGTGAACGTGCTCGACAAGACGGCCGCCAAGGCGGTCGAGGCCAAGGGCGCCAAGGCCAGAATCGTCACCCACACCCTCGCCCAGCTCGACGGCGCCCGGACGACGCTGAAGAAGGACGCGACCATCCCGGGCACGTCCTGGTCCCTCGACCCGGTGTCGAACAAGGTCGTCGTCACGGCCGACAAGTCCGTCACCGGCGCCCGCTGGAACAAGCTGAGCAAGGTGGTCGACGGGCTCGGCGGCACGGCCGAACTCAAGCGGTTCCAGGGCGAGTACAAGCCCTTCGTGGCCGGCGGTGACGCCATCAACGGCTCTGGCGGCCGCTGCTCGCTCGGCTTCAACGTGGTCAAGGACGGCCAGCCGTACTTCCTGACCGCCGGGCACTGCACCGCGGACATCTCCAGCTGGACGGACGCCGACGGCAACGCGATCGGGCAGAACGCGGAGTCGCACTTCCCGGGCACCGACTTCGGCCTGGTCAAGTACACCTCGGACGCCGCCCACCCGAGCGAGGTCGACCTCTACGACGGCTCGACCCAGAAGATCTCCGGCGCCGCCGAGGCCACGGTGGGCATGAAGGTCACGCGCAGCGGGTCCACCACCCATGTGCACGACGGCACGGTCACCGGTCTGAACGCCACCGTGAACTACCAGGAGGGCTCGGTCAGCGGGCTGATCCAGACCGACGTCTGCGCCGAGCCCGGCGACAGCGGCGGCTCGCTGTTCTCCGGTGACAAGGCGATCGGCCTGACCTCCGGCGGCAGCGGTGACTGCACCTCCGGCGGGCAGACCTTCTTCCAGCCGGTCACCGCCGCCCTCTCCGCCACGGGCACCACGCTCGGCTGA